In Planococcus versutus, the DNA window ATCACTAGAATCATTTTTTGTTTGAGCAAAGTCAATTCCGTTTTGACTAATGATCGAAGAAACTAAAATACCCATAGCTATAAAAGCTAATGCTGCAATCAAAATTGGTAACCACGGTTTCCGAGGTTTCTTCACTGATTTTCGTTGAACTAATTGATTGTAAACTCTTTTTTTTGACCGGTTGTCTTTTATCTCGGGGAACTCCTTTAACAAATCTTCGATAGCGTCATCGGTCCATTTGTTATTCGGCATTGTCATCTCCCCTTTCTCTAGCTACTAATTTTTCGCGTAAAGCTTTTATTGCACGATGTTGCGTAGTTTTTACTTTTCCTTCAGTCCAAACTAAAATTTCTGCAGTTTCTGCAATCGACAAATCTTGAAAAAACCGCATGATGATGACCATTTTTTGATCGCCAGTACATGTATCTAACGCTTTATACAAAAGTACTTTATCTTCATTTAACAAGGACACTTCTTCTGGAAGTTTTTCAGACGAAACCAATTGCTGTGTTTCCCAATCAAAGTACTCCATTGAATGTTTTGTCCGCACAGCTGCTTTTCGAAAATGATCAATTGCCACATTTTTAGCGATGGAAAAAAGCCATGTTTTTTCGGAGCTTCGTCCTTCAAAACGATCAAACGCACGAAAAGCACGAATGTATACTTCTTGCATTAAGTCTTCTGCTAAATGTCTATTTTTCACAAGATAAATTAAAAATTGAAAGACATCTTGATGATACTCATCATACAATCGATGGAAAACGGAGTCATTCAATATACTCCCTCCGTTCTTAAGATTAGTCGTCTCTGTCTTCGAATAGTTACATGTTTTTCAAAGGCAGGTAAAAGGCA includes these proteins:
- a CDS encoding RNA polymerase sigma factor SigX codes for the protein MNDSVFHRLYDEYHQDVFQFLIYLVKNRHLAEDLMQEVYIRAFRAFDRFEGRSSEKTWLFSIAKNVAIDHFRKAAVRTKHSMEYFDWETQQLVSSEKLPEEVSLLNEDKVLLYKALDTCTGDQKMVIIMRFFQDLSIAETAEILVWTEGKVKTTQHRAIKALREKLVARERGDDNAE